The Micromonospora sp. WMMD961 genome has a segment encoding these proteins:
- the rnhA gene encoding ribonuclease HI: MVDAAAGRGVQIWTDGACSGNPGPGGWGALLRYGDHERELCGGEATPTTNNRMELMAAIQALESLNRPVTVELHTDSTYVRNGITSWLASWKRNGWQTAAKQPVKNADLWQRLEAACERHQVTWLWVKGHNGHPENERADGLANKGMTEARAAFAGR; encoded by the coding sequence ATGGTGGACGCGGCGGCCGGCAGGGGCGTGCAGATCTGGACCGACGGGGCGTGCAGTGGCAATCCCGGGCCGGGCGGTTGGGGCGCCCTGCTGCGCTACGGCGACCACGAGCGGGAGTTGTGCGGCGGCGAGGCCACACCGACCACCAACAACCGGATGGAGCTGATGGCGGCCATCCAGGCGTTGGAGAGCCTGAACCGGCCGGTCACCGTGGAGCTGCACACCGACAGCACGTACGTGCGCAACGGCATCACCAGTTGGCTGGCGTCCTGGAAGCGCAACGGTTGGCAGACGGCGGCAAAGCAGCCGGTGAAGAACGCCGACCTGTGGCAGCGGCTGGAGGCGGCCTGCGAGCGGCACCAGGTCACCTGGCTGTGGGTGAAGGGGCACAACGGTCACCCGGAGAACGAGCGGGCCGACGGGCTGGCCAACAAGGGCATGACCGAGGCGCGGGCCGCGTTCGCCGGTCGCTGA
- a CDS encoding preprotein translocase YidC has translation MGFRKRDGELPGDPQHSEDEAGQVPLVQVEADTEVPAPADTDVRPDIVTEDDNSGVAGGSSGSSGGGSSMPGHPDATR, from the coding sequence GTGGGTTTCCGAAAACGCGACGGTGAGCTGCCGGGCGACCCGCAGCACAGCGAGGACGAGGCCGGCCAGGTGCCGCTGGTGCAGGTCGAGGCGGACACCGAGGTTCCGGCGCCGGCCGACACCGACGTGCGCCCGGATATCGTGACCGAGGACGACAACTCGGGTGTCGCCGGCGGATCGTCCGGCAGCAGCGGCGGCGGGTCCAGCATGCCCGGGCACCCGGACGCGACCCGCTGA
- a CDS encoding lycopene cyclase family protein, translating into MTDSAPLDVDLALLGGGGAASLLLAALDRHEVRDLRIAVVDPVRRRGQDRTWAFWGHPGTDLDPLLSASWRQVEVATAARRRVLDLTPLRYAMLRSGPVYDRAAEAERRLDATRIVAPAETVSDDGTRVRVRTGDGRTVRAGWVLDSRPRPPARAGRTTWLQHFRGWWLEADRPAFDPARAVLMDFRTPQPPRGVSFGYVLPVSDRYALVEYTEFSPDLLTDAGYDAALAGYRDLLGLDPSGLQVREVENGVIPMTDAPFPPRPSPRVVRLGTAGGATRPSTGFTFSAMYRQADQVARALAAGRPPVPQPAYPRRHRWMDAVALRALDRGGVGGPDFFDRLFDRNPAERVLRFLDGVTTPAEEVAIMNSTRLLPMIAATAGDAAHRVRDRLRPTRPAPAVPPAVVGAEPSGG; encoded by the coding sequence GTGACCGACTCCGCGCCGCTGGACGTCGACCTCGCGCTGCTCGGCGGCGGCGGGGCGGCTTCGTTGCTGCTCGCCGCCCTGGACCGGCACGAGGTCCGGGACCTGCGCATCGCCGTCGTCGACCCGGTCCGCCGACGCGGTCAGGACCGCACCTGGGCGTTCTGGGGCCACCCGGGCACCGACCTGGATCCGCTGCTCAGCGCGAGCTGGCGGCAGGTCGAGGTGGCGACGGCGGCGCGACGCCGCGTCCTGGACCTGACCCCGCTGCGGTACGCCATGCTCCGCTCCGGCCCGGTCTACGACCGGGCTGCCGAGGCCGAACGCCGGCTGGACGCCACCCGGATCGTCGCGCCCGCCGAGACGGTGTCGGACGACGGCACACGGGTGCGGGTGCGCACCGGTGACGGGCGGACCGTGCGGGCCGGATGGGTGCTCGACTCGCGCCCCCGCCCGCCGGCGCGAGCCGGACGGACCACCTGGTTGCAGCACTTCCGGGGCTGGTGGTTGGAGGCCGACCGCCCCGCCTTCGACCCGGCACGCGCGGTGCTGATGGACTTCCGCACCCCGCAGCCACCCCGGGGCGTCTCCTTCGGGTACGTGCTGCCGGTGAGCGACCGCTACGCCCTGGTCGAGTACACCGAGTTCTCGCCCGACCTGCTCACCGACGCCGGGTACGACGCGGCGCTGGCCGGCTACCGGGACCTGCTCGGGCTGGACCCTTCCGGGCTGCAGGTCCGGGAGGTGGAGAACGGCGTGATCCCGATGACCGACGCGCCGTTTCCGCCCCGGCCCTCGCCCCGGGTGGTCCGACTCGGTACGGCCGGTGGCGCGACCCGCCCCTCCACCGGCTTCACCTTCTCCGCCATGTACCGCCAGGCCGACCAGGTGGCCCGCGCCCTCGCGGCGGGACGACCGCCGGTGCCCCAGCCGGCGTACCCCCGTCGACACCGCTGGATGGACGCGGTGGCGTTGCGGGCGTTGGACCGAGGCGGGGTCGGTGGCCCGGACTTCTTCGACCGACTCTTCGACCGCAACCCCGCCGAGCGGGTGCTGCGCTTCCTCGACGGTGTGACAACCCCGGCCGAGGAGGTCGCCATCATGAACTCCACCCGGCTGCTGCCGATGATCGCCGCCACTGCCGGCGACGCGGCGCACCGCGTCCGCGACCGGCTGCGGCCCACCCGACCCGCGCCGGCCGTCCCGCCCGCCGTGGTCGGTGCGGAGCCCAGCGGCGGATAG
- a CDS encoding MFS transporter: MTRNVGDGLGPVFARLWAASTLSALGSGLATVAAPLFVASRTDDPLVVAGASAVAWLPWLLFALPGGVLVDRMDRRRLMIVIDLVRVVALAVLATAILSGRGGVALLFAVLFLVNTGEIVFRAASQAMVPVVVPRHRLERANGWLSGGATLMHSMLAGPLGGFLFAISAGSPFLVNAITYALSAVLVALIGGDFRAAVDDTHARRTRTMAGEIVEGLRWLANQRLLRTMAVLIGLLNVTLTAALAVLVLLAVERLGLGSVGYGLLFTCMATGGVLGALLGDRIIARISATWTIRIGLLVEAGLHLALAASRSTIVVGFALFAFGVHGGLWNIVSNSLRQRLTPANLQGRVASTNLFVAAGGNCVGALLGGLLAARFGITAPYWVGLVVAVGVSAATWRVFNRAAVARAYADPPPVESPAPVA, translated from the coding sequence GTGACACGGAACGTGGGAGACGGCCTGGGACCGGTGTTCGCCAGACTCTGGGCGGCGAGCACCCTCTCGGCCCTGGGCAGCGGCCTGGCCACCGTCGCTGCGCCGCTCTTCGTCGCGTCGCGGACCGATGACCCGCTCGTGGTCGCCGGAGCGTCCGCCGTGGCGTGGCTGCCGTGGCTGCTCTTCGCCCTGCCCGGCGGGGTGCTGGTGGACCGGATGGACCGCCGCCGCCTGATGATCGTCATCGACCTGGTCCGGGTGGTCGCGCTCGCCGTTCTGGCCACGGCCATCCTCAGCGGCCGGGGCGGGGTGGCGCTGCTGTTCGCGGTGCTGTTCCTGGTCAACACCGGTGAGATCGTGTTCCGCGCGGCGAGCCAGGCCATGGTTCCGGTCGTGGTGCCGCGGCACCGCTTGGAGCGCGCCAACGGATGGCTCAGCGGCGGCGCCACCCTCATGCACAGCATGCTCGCCGGCCCGCTCGGCGGCTTCCTTTTCGCGATCTCGGCGGGCAGCCCGTTCCTGGTCAACGCCATCACGTACGCCCTCAGCGCCGTACTGGTGGCGCTGATCGGCGGGGACTTCCGGGCCGCCGTCGACGACACGCACGCACGCCGTACCCGCACCATGGCCGGCGAGATCGTCGAAGGCCTGCGCTGGCTGGCCAACCAGCGGCTGCTGCGCACGATGGCCGTGCTGATCGGTCTGCTGAACGTCACCCTCACCGCCGCGCTCGCGGTGCTGGTGCTGCTCGCCGTCGAGCGTTTGGGACTCGGATCCGTCGGCTATGGCCTGCTCTTCACCTGCATGGCCACCGGTGGGGTGCTCGGCGCCCTGCTCGGCGACCGGATCATCGCCCGGATCAGCGCCACCTGGACGATCAGGATCGGCTTGCTCGTCGAGGCGGGGCTGCACCTGGCGCTGGCCGCGTCCCGCAGCACCATCGTGGTCGGGTTCGCGCTGTTCGCCTTCGGGGTGCACGGCGGGCTGTGGAACATCGTGTCGAACTCACTGCGCCAACGACTCACCCCGGCGAACCTCCAGGGCCGGGTGGCCAGCACCAACCTCTTCGTGGCGGCGGGCGGCAACTGCGTGGGCGCACTGCTGGGCGGGCTGCTGGCCGCCCGATTCGGCATCACAGCGCCGTACTGGGTCGGGCTGGTGGTGGCGGTCGGCGTCTCCGCCGCCACCTGGCGGGTCTTCAACCGCGCCGCGGTCGCGCGTGCCTATGCCGACCCGCCCCCGGTCGAGTCGCCCGCGCCGGTGGCCTGA
- a CDS encoding pentapeptide repeat-containing protein, producing MSPSPASPPGSTQLRADCGRCFGLCCVVPAFAASADFAIDKPAGQPCPNLGADHRCGIHTELRQRGFPGCTVFDCFGAGQQVAQVTFGGRDWRDAPGTLPAMAEAFAVLRPLHELLWYLDAAVALHPPADLRHELEHARAETAVLTGGDLARLRALDVAAHRARVSPLLSQASDVARSPGGVDHRGAHLLGVDLRRVDLRRANLRGALLIGADLRDADLGLADVTGADLRGADLRGADLRRTLFLHQAQLDAARCDARTGLPATLTRPAHWTALPLTPVRQPSRAGAPARRGRRR from the coding sequence GTGTCGCCCAGCCCCGCATCTCCACCCGGGTCGACGCAGTTGCGCGCCGACTGCGGGCGCTGCTTCGGGCTGTGCTGCGTGGTGCCCGCCTTCGCCGCGTCGGCCGACTTCGCCATCGACAAGCCGGCCGGGCAGCCCTGCCCCAACCTGGGCGCGGACCACAGGTGCGGCATCCACACCGAACTGCGGCAACGCGGCTTCCCCGGCTGCACGGTGTTCGACTGCTTCGGCGCCGGGCAGCAGGTCGCCCAGGTCACCTTCGGCGGGCGGGACTGGCGGGACGCGCCGGGGACGTTGCCGGCCATGGCGGAGGCGTTCGCCGTACTGCGGCCACTGCACGAGCTGCTCTGGTACCTCGACGCGGCGGTGGCGCTGCACCCGCCGGCCGACCTCCGCCACGAGCTGGAGCACGCCCGCGCCGAGACCGCCGTGCTCACCGGCGGTGACCTGGCGCGGCTACGCGCGCTGGACGTGGCCGCGCACCGGGCTCGGGTAAGCCCGCTGCTCTCGCAGGCCAGCGACGTGGCCCGCTCCCCCGGCGGCGTCGACCACCGGGGCGCGCACCTGCTCGGCGTCGACCTCCGTCGGGTCGACCTGCGCCGGGCCAACCTGCGCGGGGCGCTGCTGATCGGCGCCGACCTCCGCGACGCCGACCTGGGGCTCGCCGACGTGACCGGCGCGGACCTGCGCGGGGCCGACCTGCGCGGCGCGGACCTACGGCGCACTCTCTTCCTGCACCAGGCGCAACTGGACGCCGCCCGGTGTGACGCGCGTACCGGCCTGCCGGCGACGCTCACCCGGCCGGCGCACTGGACGGCCCTGCCGCTCACCCCGGTCCGCCAGCCGTCGCGGGCCGGTGCCCCCGCCCGGCGCGGTCGCCGACGCTGA
- a CDS encoding metalloregulator ArsR/SmtB family transcription factor, whose amino-acid sequence MDDAFRALADPSRRRLLDRLNERNGQTLRELCEGLATTRQAVSKHLSVLEAANLVTTVRRGREKVHYLNAAPINAIADRWLSRYDRERAATLADLTTALEGQSMQSPTFAYTTYVTTTPQRLWAALIEPAFTRRYWGGIALVSDWQVGSPVLWQDTAADEPRDLGQRVLAAEPYRLLSYSWHGFQAEHAEHFGWSAEELAARRGERRSKVTFQIDPHGPTAVRLTVIHDDFSPDSEMHRAISGQLDGSGGWPELLASLKTLLETGEPMPEPTGAD is encoded by the coding sequence ATGGACGACGCGTTTCGGGCACTGGCCGACCCCAGCCGGCGTCGGCTGCTCGACCGGCTCAACGAGCGCAACGGCCAGACCCTGCGGGAGCTCTGCGAAGGGTTGGCGACGACCCGGCAGGCCGTCAGCAAGCACCTGTCGGTCCTGGAGGCGGCCAACCTCGTCACGACCGTGCGGCGGGGCCGGGAAAAGGTGCACTACCTCAACGCCGCCCCGATCAACGCCATCGCCGACCGGTGGCTCAGCCGCTACGACCGCGAACGCGCCGCCACCCTCGCCGACCTGACCACCGCATTGGAGGGACAATCCATGCAGAGCCCGACCTTCGCCTACACGACGTACGTCACCACCACTCCACAGCGACTGTGGGCCGCACTCATCGAACCGGCGTTCACCCGTCGGTACTGGGGTGGGATCGCGCTCGTGTCGGACTGGCAGGTGGGGTCACCGGTGCTGTGGCAGGACACGGCGGCCGACGAGCCCCGCGATCTCGGCCAGCGGGTGCTGGCCGCGGAGCCGTACCGTCTCCTCTCCTACAGCTGGCACGGCTTCCAGGCCGAGCACGCCGAGCACTTCGGCTGGTCGGCCGAGGAGCTGGCCGCCCGACGTGGCGAGCGCCGGTCGAAGGTGACGTTCCAGATCGATCCGCACGGCCCGACGGCCGTCCGGTTGACCGTGATCCACGACGACTTCTCCCCCGACAGCGAGATGCACCGGGCGATCAGCGGCCAACTCGACGGCAGCGGAGGCTGGCCGGAGCTGTTGGCCAGCCTCAAGACACTCCTGGAAACCGGCGAGCCGATGCCCGAGCCGACCGGGGCCGACTGA